Proteins encoded together in one Terriglobus saanensis SP1PR4 window:
- a CDS encoding FAD-dependent oxidoreductase → MIHTNVLKSLSLFAELDEDSLSELAEGAADVILDGCEWLVREGETLEFFVVLEGELELTKEVLGQKVRVARFGPGEFFGEAGALFQIPSLSSIRAVGPSRVAQFSSQLLQALVQGPSQCGVTILRTLKERLLTSEQYARDLPSARVVLVGAGLITDLAELRTFLKLNRIPYAWVDRNRHPDAVPPCIPASYLNPCVVVDGDKWMPCTASPRELAKALAIRTAPAEPIYDLVVIGGGPAGLAAAVYGGSEGLSVALIERHAIGGQAGTSSRIENYLGFSSGISGDDLSERAHKQARRFGAEIVLTRKVKQIRKEDNAPFCIGLDGEDSIQARSVLLTTGVEWRRLEAEGLDRLVGRGCYYGSGSIEPPQVTGKTVFIVGGGNSAGQAALYVSRYAKSVTLVVRGSRLEASMSEYLVRQIVSRGNIAIECDTIVYAVSGGARLHSVWTRNSVTADEVERRVDAMYVMIGAEAKTDWLPTSIERDEDGFVLTRRDLTEAGHCTDGAQPFHLETSLPGFFCAGDVRHGSVKRVASAVGEGSIAISLIHQFLGNLPPSSKESALHLKLRS, encoded by the coding sequence ATGATTCACACGAACGTTCTGAAGAGCTTAAGCCTCTTCGCCGAGCTGGATGAGGATAGCCTTAGCGAACTGGCCGAAGGCGCGGCGGACGTGATTCTGGATGGCTGCGAGTGGCTGGTCCGCGAAGGTGAGACCTTGGAGTTCTTTGTCGTCTTGGAGGGCGAACTCGAACTGACGAAGGAAGTGCTCGGTCAGAAGGTGCGCGTCGCGCGGTTTGGTCCTGGAGAATTCTTTGGCGAAGCGGGTGCTTTATTTCAGATACCCTCGCTTTCCTCTATTCGGGCGGTTGGACCCAGCCGCGTGGCCCAGTTCTCTTCGCAACTGCTACAGGCGCTAGTACAAGGCCCATCGCAATGTGGCGTCACGATCCTTAGGACGTTGAAGGAACGGCTCCTCACCAGTGAGCAATACGCGAGGGATCTGCCATCGGCGCGCGTTGTGCTTGTTGGCGCAGGCCTCATCACCGATCTGGCTGAGCTTCGAACCTTTCTGAAATTGAACCGTATCCCTTATGCATGGGTGGACCGTAACAGACATCCGGACGCGGTCCCGCCCTGCATCCCTGCAAGCTACCTCAACCCTTGCGTCGTCGTGGATGGAGACAAGTGGATGCCTTGCACGGCCTCTCCGCGAGAACTCGCGAAGGCGCTTGCAATACGGACAGCGCCCGCCGAGCCTATTTACGACCTGGTGGTGATCGGTGGTGGCCCGGCGGGCTTAGCGGCCGCGGTGTACGGCGGGTCGGAAGGACTATCTGTCGCGCTGATCGAACGGCACGCCATAGGCGGCCAGGCGGGAACGTCCTCGCGCATCGAGAACTATCTGGGCTTTTCCAGCGGGATCTCCGGTGATGATCTGAGTGAGCGGGCTCACAAGCAGGCACGGCGCTTTGGCGCGGAGATCGTCCTTACCCGGAAGGTGAAGCAAATACGTAAAGAAGACAATGCTCCTTTTTGCATTGGTCTTGATGGTGAAGATTCCATTCAAGCGCGCTCTGTGTTGCTGACAACGGGAGTAGAGTGGCGCCGGTTAGAAGCTGAAGGGCTGGACCGTCTAGTGGGTCGAGGATGCTACTACGGGAGCGGTTCGATTGAGCCACCGCAAGTAACGGGAAAGACGGTCTTCATCGTCGGTGGAGGCAACTCCGCCGGTCAAGCCGCGCTGTACGTCTCCCGGTATGCAAAGAGTGTGACCCTGGTAGTGCGTGGCTCGCGGTTGGAAGCAAGCATGTCGGAATACCTCGTACGACAGATCGTCAGCAGAGGAAACATTGCTATTGAGTGCGACACAATTGTCTATGCCGTGTCAGGCGGCGCTCGCTTGCACTCTGTCTGGACACGCAATAGCGTGACCGCCGACGAAGTGGAGCGCCGCGTCGATGCCATGTACGTCATGATCGGCGCCGAGGCGAAGACGGACTGGTTGCCGACCTCCATAGAACGGGACGAGGATGGATTTGTCCTGACCAGGCGTGACTTGACGGAAGCCGGCCACTGCACGGATGGCGCGCAACCATTCCACCTTGAAACCAGCCTTCCTGGCTTTTTCTGTGCCGGAGACGTGCGCCATGGTTCGGTAAAACGTGTAGCCAGTGCAGTTGGCGAAGGCAGCATAGCGATTTCTCTGATTCACCAATTCCTTGGGAATTTGCCGCCGTCATCCAAAGAAAGTGCCTTGCACTTGAAGCTCCGAAGCTAA
- a CDS encoding 3-keto-disaccharide hydrolase, with protein sequence MKKAHALVTLSVILAVSLASAQKANTLTPKEKAEGWRLLFDGKTTEGWRSARGRGFPTTGWAVRDGTIMVTEAGGEESGNGGDIVTARTYADFELSVDFKTSPGANSGIMYFVDLNLMPWKNGHGSPIGFEYQVLDDALHPDAKRGINGNRTVASLYDMIPAAAGKRIKPVGEWNTARIVVHGKHGEHWLNGVKVLEYDRDSPKFKEILPESKYDVFPSYGQTASGYILLQDHGFPVWFRNIKIREIAGSTLAN encoded by the coding sequence ATGAAAAAAGCTCATGCTCTTGTCACCCTGAGTGTCATTCTAGCCGTCTCCTTGGCTTCCGCACAGAAGGCAAACACACTCACACCGAAGGAAAAGGCCGAGGGCTGGCGGCTGCTCTTTGACGGCAAGACGACCGAGGGCTGGCGCAGCGCGCGCGGTAGGGGCTTCCCTACAACCGGCTGGGCGGTGAGAGACGGCACCATCATGGTGACCGAGGCGGGCGGCGAAGAGTCCGGCAACGGCGGCGACATCGTCACGGCGCGCACCTACGCGGACTTTGAGCTGTCGGTGGACTTCAAGACATCTCCGGGAGCTAACTCCGGGATCATGTACTTCGTGGATCTGAACCTGATGCCGTGGAAAAACGGTCACGGCTCACCCATCGGCTTTGAGTACCAGGTGCTGGACGACGCACTGCATCCGGATGCGAAGCGAGGCATAAACGGCAACCGCACGGTTGCTTCGCTCTACGACATGATCCCCGCCGCAGCCGGCAAGCGGATCAAACCCGTCGGCGAGTGGAACACCGCTCGCATCGTGGTACACGGCAAGCACGGAGAACACTGGCTGAACGGCGTCAAGGTACTGGAGTACGACCGTGACTCGCCGAAGTTCAAGGAAATTCTCCCGGAAAGCAAGTACGACGTCTTCCCAAGCTACGGTCAAACGGCGAGCGGATACATCTTGCTGCAAGACCACGGCTTTCCTGTGTGGTTTCGAAATATCAAGATTCGGGAGATTGCGGGAAGCACGTTGGCGAATTAG
- a CDS encoding outer membrane protein — MLNKLFAFVALTLSCSAVQAQATYAAERLARQQMAVSVGGSITRKITHDGLTYDPTSAGLAEGSYRFNFNHWIGVEADYDYFRNSQKFLTTTSTFRLKSDVHTLTGGAVINLPNPLTKRFNSFLYVGGGEMFFVQPNATSFESQMASVIAFGGGVDVPFSRHLALRLQGKNYLYKAPDFGSGAPKLDKYAQTLVPTAGVVFSF, encoded by the coding sequence ATGCTCAACAAACTTTTCGCTTTTGTCGCTTTGACTCTTTCCTGCTCTGCCGTGCAAGCCCAGGCCACGTACGCCGCCGAGCGGCTCGCGCGTCAGCAAATGGCCGTCAGCGTGGGCGGCAGCATCACGCGCAAGATCACCCACGACGGGTTGACTTACGATCCAACATCTGCCGGTTTGGCTGAAGGCAGCTATCGCTTCAACTTCAATCACTGGATCGGCGTTGAGGCAGACTACGATTACTTTCGCAACTCCCAGAAGTTCCTGACCACGACAAGCACCTTTCGCCTCAAGTCCGATGTTCATACCTTGACGGGCGGCGCTGTCATCAATCTGCCAAACCCGCTGACAAAACGGTTCAATTCATTCCTGTACGTCGGCGGCGGAGAGATGTTCTTTGTCCAACCCAATGCGACGTCCTTTGAGTCGCAGATGGCTTCAGTGATCGCCTTCGGCGGCGGAGTCGACGTCCCATTCAGCAGGCACCTGGCGCTTCGCCTGCAGGGCAAGAACTACCTGTACAAGGCACCCGACTTTGGATCTGGCGCTCCAAAGTTGGATAAATACGCCCAGACTCTAGTACCAACAGCGGGCGTCGTTTTCAGCTTTTGA
- a CDS encoding tetratricopeptide repeat protein, which produces MSSSVQDPNKQDSRNDFPDLAISSDRKPWPEDTTSVKLSRKHWIIAVASILLIILEAQLLLSVRKESQTFDESAHLYAGYSYLKRGDFGINPEHPPLVKLIAALPLLPLQLPVQSPPEVFFRIASGMGGIQFLYSNDADTLLFRARAIVTLFTLSLALLVFLAGYEMFGAGAGLFALTLFVFEPNILANGALITTDMGASCLVFATVYAFYLYCKKPSVLRLAMGGLAAGLALAAKHSTILLLPVFLVLVITEIARRRGSEPKTSETRERKTFRLLSALASITVISLLILWAFYGFRYKARPDNLAMTPPAAIYLKSLKNPLEAGTIGFLEKQRWLPEAYLYGLTDVLTISREGRPAFVLGHLYPTGRWFYFPAVFVIKSTLAFMILLALTVAAKKIWHREYRRELVFLVVPATIWFAIAMTSKLNLGLRHILPIYPFLMVLVGGVAWMLVGQSKRWLYVVITLLALHSASSLWAFPNYLPYSNEAFGGPSSSYKVVSDANVGWESGLKVLQSYLDQHHITHCWFAYDGIVNPAYYHIPCSPMPTFFAWLAQQPQGVVPEKIDGPVFIGSNEMTGFDFGPDDLNPYDQFRNLHPSTVLQGEILEFDGSFKVNKISALSHFVVGSRLSHQGQVDAALFELNLAERLDPEALLTHEMLASLYAQKKQPDNATREYQIATHIYQTVHPEFQRFPPENPLTDPSSSLVK; this is translated from the coding sequence ATGTCATCAAGCGTTCAGGATCCCAACAAACAGGATTCCAGAAATGACTTCCCGGATCTTGCCATTTCATCCGATAGGAAGCCGTGGCCAGAGGACACAACGTCCGTTAAATTAAGCAGAAAACATTGGATAATTGCGGTTGCCTCAATCTTGCTAATCATTCTCGAGGCACAGCTACTTTTGTCGGTTCGAAAAGAGTCTCAAACCTTCGATGAAAGCGCCCACCTCTACGCAGGGTATTCCTATCTAAAGCGTGGGGACTTCGGCATCAATCCTGAACATCCTCCATTGGTGAAGCTCATCGCTGCACTTCCGCTGTTGCCGCTGCAGTTGCCGGTTCAATCTCCTCCTGAGGTCTTTTTTCGGATAGCTTCAGGCATGGGTGGGATTCAATTTCTCTATTCCAATGATGCCGACACGCTTTTATTTCGCGCGCGGGCAATCGTCACTCTTTTCACTTTATCTCTCGCGCTGTTGGTCTTTCTGGCAGGTTATGAAATGTTCGGCGCTGGCGCGGGTCTGTTTGCGCTCACCCTGTTTGTTTTTGAACCAAACATTCTGGCAAATGGAGCTCTGATCACCACCGATATGGGTGCCAGTTGTCTCGTCTTTGCGACGGTATATGCGTTCTATCTTTATTGCAAAAAACCTTCTGTTCTGAGACTCGCTATGGGTGGCCTGGCTGCGGGACTGGCTTTGGCAGCAAAACACTCAACTATCCTGCTGCTTCCTGTTTTTCTGGTGCTGGTAATAACCGAGATTGCGCGACGTCGAGGTTCTGAACCGAAGACATCGGAAACCCGCGAGCGCAAGACATTTCGGTTGTTAAGCGCTCTCGCAAGTATCACGGTTATTTCGTTGCTCATTCTCTGGGCCTTCTACGGATTTCGTTACAAAGCGCGTCCAGACAACCTCGCGATGACACCCCCGGCTGCCATATATCTGAAGAGCCTTAAGAATCCGCTGGAGGCAGGCACTATCGGATTCCTGGAGAAACAGCGATGGCTTCCGGAAGCCTACCTTTATGGCTTGACTGATGTCCTGACGATCAGCAGGGAGGGACGGCCTGCATTCGTGTTGGGGCACCTTTATCCAACTGGTCGCTGGTTTTATTTTCCCGCTGTATTTGTGATCAAGTCGACGCTAGCGTTCATGATCCTGCTGGCGTTAACTGTTGCCGCAAAGAAAATCTGGCACCGTGAATATCGCAGAGAGCTCGTCTTCCTTGTTGTTCCAGCGACGATCTGGTTCGCCATCGCTATGACTTCGAAGCTGAATCTCGGGCTCCGTCATATTCTCCCCATTTATCCTTTCCTCATGGTGCTGGTAGGCGGCGTTGCGTGGATGCTCGTCGGACAATCGAAGCGTTGGCTTTACGTTGTTATCACTCTGCTAGCCCTTCACTCAGCCTCTTCTCTATGGGCGTTTCCCAACTATCTGCCTTATTCAAACGAGGCCTTTGGCGGGCCGTCGAGTTCCTATAAAGTGGTGTCGGATGCGAATGTTGGTTGGGAAAGCGGTCTAAAAGTCCTGCAAAGCTATCTCGACCAGCACCATATAACGCATTGTTGGTTTGCCTATGATGGGATCGTCAACCCGGCCTACTATCACATCCCATGTTCGCCGATGCCCACATTCTTTGCGTGGCTTGCGCAACAGCCACAGGGCGTGGTTCCGGAAAAGATTGATGGCCCGGTGTTTATCGGATCGAATGAGATGACGGGGTTCGATTTCGGGCCGGACGATCTGAACCCTTATGACCAATTTAGAAATCTCCACCCGTCAACCGTCCTGCAAGGGGAAATTCTGGAATTCGACGGTAGTTTTAAAGTAAACAAAATCTCCGCCCTCAGCCATTTCGTAGTGGGCAGTCGTCTCTCTCATCAGGGACAAGTCGATGCGGCTCTTTTCGAATTAAATCTTGCTGAGCGCCTTGATCCAGAAGCTCTTTTGACGCACGAGATGCTCGCATCCCTCTATGCGCAAAAGAAGCAGCCGGATAATGCGACGCGTGAATACCAAATCGCAACGCACATCTACCAGACGGTTCATCCCGAATTTCAAAGGTTTCCTCCGGAAAATCCATTGACCGATCCCTCCTCATCATTGGTGAAATGA
- a CDS encoding dolichyl-phosphate beta-glucosyltransferase, with product MRSDTLTSKRGNDEYPKLSPDYSIVIPAYNEGARIGKTLEHVLKCVHGKGWNAEVLVVNDGSRDDTALIVQGFAASDPILRLIENLGNRGKGYSIRNGILNASGDIVMFTDADLSSPMEEAELLFATINEGADIAIGSRWLDRKRQTLHQPLYRQFFGRCFNAITRLIVGLPFADTQCGFKAFKRKVAQTIFQLQCIERWGFDPEILFIAIKRGYSIREVPVTWGHDERSRISYLKDGIKMLEDIAFIRWNAFTGVYRRPVKDLDMKFQEIVHSIKK from the coding sequence ATGAGATCAGATACCTTGACATCAAAACGAGGAAACGACGAATATCCAAAATTGTCCCCCGACTACAGCATTGTTATTCCTGCCTATAACGAAGGCGCACGTATCGGAAAAACTCTGGAGCATGTGCTGAAGTGCGTTCACGGAAAAGGCTGGAATGCTGAAGTTCTTGTGGTGAACGATGGATCTCGTGACGATACCGCGTTGATCGTGCAAGGATTCGCCGCGAGTGATCCAATCCTGCGACTGATAGAAAACCTCGGCAATCGTGGTAAAGGGTACAGCATACGCAACGGGATTCTGAATGCTTCTGGCGACATCGTGATGTTTACAGATGCCGATCTATCCTCGCCAATGGAAGAGGCGGAACTGCTCTTTGCAACGATCAACGAGGGCGCCGATATCGCGATTGGCTCGCGCTGGCTGGATCGCAAGCGGCAGACTCTTCACCAGCCCCTGTACAGGCAGTTTTTTGGACGCTGTTTTAATGCGATTACCCGATTGATTGTCGGACTACCCTTTGCTGACACCCAGTGCGGATTCAAAGCCTTCAAACGCAAAGTAGCCCAGACTATCTTTCAACTGCAATGCATTGAACGCTGGGGCTTCGATCCAGAAATATTGTTCATCGCAATCAAGCGCGGATACTCCATTCGCGAGGTGCCAGTAACTTGGGGCCACGATGAACGATCTCGAATCAGCTATTTGAAGGATGGAATTAAGATGCTGGAAGATATAGCCTTCATCCGTTGGAATGCTTTTACCGGCGTCTATAGACGACCTGTAAAAGATCTAGATATGAAGTTTCAAGAGATTGTCCATTCGATCAAGAAGTGA
- a CDS encoding TonB-dependent receptor, with amino-acid sequence MRPIAFIRAAFLVSVLLGGKHVLAQTAVDGAIGGTVEDASGAAVGSAVITVTSRATAATQTVNVGSDGAFRVIHLQPGVYSLKVVAHDFGDFTSTDVVVQVGQLTPVRPMLKVGLAAQEVSVSEEAPLINTSSPDFSNVVTQIELSDLPVNNYRWSSYALLTPGVVEGGGFGLLSFRGQSTLLNNVTVDGADNNQAFFSEERGRTTVGYSLPKPVVQEFQVNTSNYTTEYGRAAGGVVNAITKSGSNQFHGEGYFIDRDSATAAQNNYTSQSVLNAAGQFVATKFKPTDIRKQMGFAVGGPILRDKVFFFFAFDDYYHYFPIVTVASAPTTFFAIPNPTLPPGRTCATITTANDTNYTGDSGACTLQTNLGLPTYAAAVPKYTSGLSSLSGLLGQAPRYASQTIFFPKLDYQINSRNHLSLEVNRLRFVSPGGQQTNATASYGTQSVGNIYVRTTWGVAKLDSFLTPNLSNEIRYQYGRDFNFGQNETPTAYENATFDNTVTGYTNPYQIPPNVNITNGFQFGTPTFYNRPAYPDERRWQVTDTAAIQKGKHNIKFGVDYVHTYDLSQNLTSVFGAYSYTGVPTYLTDYFLAQSATTAASAKHYSSYAQGFGPLGFQFTTADYAGFVQDEWKISPRLTLSIGVRYEYEQLPSPQLANAAIPSTAAFPDDRNNIAPRIGFSYDVFGNGKTALRGGWGLFNARLINSTIYNAIAQTGAPGAQSVPSIQATAAGAPAFPVILAAPTGAAAAPTVYFFDRHFQLPQIQQFDLALQQDLGFKTVFSLSYLGALGRELPSFVDTNLPVPQQITYTVVNNGVANAPLADGSIIPTSYYTGARPNSSYSTITNIFSGVNSNYHALAVQLNHSMGHHLQFQASYTWAHALDYGENNTTFTNSNSLLDPANLRGEYGRSNQDVRNRAIVSGIATSPWHRNGWMSYFVNGLELAPSFSAQSGNPFSATTNGSASEYVNGVKSPGTSTSSYNGSGGANRIPLIPRNTYSLPNEVLLDLRGSKRFTFRESYTIELFAESFNIINRQNITAENGTTYAIGTTGTVNTLTANSTPLGAVTNSNNNNIYVPRQIQFGARLTF; translated from the coding sequence ATGCGACCTATCGCATTCATACGTGCAGCTTTTCTAGTTAGCGTTTTGCTCGGCGGTAAACACGTCCTGGCTCAAACCGCCGTCGATGGCGCTATCGGTGGCACGGTTGAAGATGCCAGCGGAGCCGCTGTTGGCTCGGCAGTTATAACAGTAACCAGTAGAGCGACTGCGGCTACGCAGACCGTCAATGTCGGATCAGACGGAGCTTTCCGTGTCATTCACCTGCAGCCAGGCGTCTACTCGCTCAAGGTCGTCGCCCACGACTTTGGAGATTTCACGTCGACCGATGTTGTCGTGCAGGTGGGGCAACTCACGCCCGTCCGTCCCATGCTGAAGGTTGGATTAGCGGCGCAGGAGGTCAGCGTCTCCGAAGAGGCGCCCCTCATCAACACCTCCTCCCCAGACTTCAGCAATGTCGTAACCCAGATTGAACTCAGCGACCTTCCAGTTAACAACTACCGCTGGTCAAGCTACGCCCTCCTGACGCCCGGTGTGGTGGAAGGGGGTGGCTTTGGTCTGCTGAGCTTCCGCGGGCAGAGCACTCTCCTGAATAACGTCACCGTAGACGGCGCAGACAACAACCAAGCGTTCTTCTCCGAAGAGCGCGGACGCACCACGGTGGGATATTCCCTACCCAAACCGGTCGTGCAAGAATTCCAGGTCAATACCTCTAACTACACCACCGAATACGGACGCGCCGCAGGGGGCGTGGTCAATGCCATCACAAAGAGTGGCAGCAACCAATTCCACGGTGAGGGTTATTTCATCGATCGAGATTCAGCCACTGCAGCGCAGAATAACTACACGAGCCAAAGTGTTCTTAACGCGGCCGGTCAATTTGTTGCGACCAAGTTCAAGCCAACTGACATTCGCAAGCAGATGGGCTTCGCAGTCGGCGGCCCGATCCTGCGGGATAAGGTCTTCTTCTTCTTTGCATTTGACGACTATTACCATTACTTCCCCATCGTAACCGTCGCTTCCGCCCCTACCACCTTCTTTGCGATCCCAAATCCTACCCTGCCGCCAGGGCGCACCTGTGCAACCATCACTACTGCAAACGACACCAACTACACGGGTGATAGCGGGGCTTGCACACTCCAAACCAATCTTGGCCTGCCGACCTACGCTGCGGCCGTTCCGAAATATACGTCGGGCTTGTCTTCGCTCAGCGGCCTGCTCGGCCAGGCTCCCCGCTATGCGAGCCAGACGATCTTCTTCCCCAAGCTGGATTACCAGATCAACTCACGAAATCATCTGAGCCTCGAGGTCAACCGCCTTCGTTTCGTTTCGCCCGGCGGGCAGCAGACCAATGCAACTGCAAGCTATGGCACTCAGAGCGTCGGCAACATTTACGTACGCACAACCTGGGGCGTGGCGAAATTGGACAGTTTTCTGACTCCCAACCTCAGCAACGAAATCCGTTATCAATATGGCAGAGATTTCAACTTTGGACAGAACGAGACCCCGACAGCGTACGAAAATGCGACTTTCGACAATACAGTAACCGGCTACACGAATCCATATCAGATTCCACCCAACGTCAATATCACAAACGGATTCCAATTCGGAACGCCGACCTTCTACAACCGTCCCGCATACCCCGATGAACGTCGCTGGCAAGTAACCGATACCGCCGCCATACAAAAAGGAAAGCACAACATCAAATTTGGTGTGGACTATGTTCACACCTACGATCTCAGCCAGAATCTTACTAGTGTCTTCGGCGCGTACAGCTACACTGGCGTACCCACATATCTTACTGATTACTTCCTTGCTCAAAGCGCCACGACCGCTGCCTCCGCAAAGCACTACAGCTCCTATGCCCAAGGCTTCGGTCCTCTAGGCTTCCAATTCACCACTGCGGATTACGCCGGATTCGTTCAAGATGAGTGGAAGATTTCTCCTCGTCTCACATTGTCTATCGGCGTGCGTTATGAATATGAGCAACTTCCCTCGCCTCAACTCGCCAACGCCGCAATTCCTTCTACTGCTGCGTTCCCGGACGACCGTAATAACATCGCTCCCCGCATTGGCTTCTCTTACGACGTCTTCGGCAACGGCAAAACGGCGTTACGTGGCGGATGGGGCCTGTTCAACGCACGCTTGATCAACTCCACCATCTATAACGCCATCGCTCAAACCGGTGCGCCTGGTGCCCAATCCGTGCCGTCCATTCAGGCCACCGCGGCAGGAGCACCTGCATTTCCTGTCATCCTCGCCGCTCCCACCGGGGCCGCTGCTGCTCCCACGGTGTACTTCTTCGACCGTCATTTTCAGTTGCCTCAGATCCAGCAATTTGATCTGGCCTTGCAACAGGATTTGGGTTTCAAAACCGTATTCAGCCTGAGCTATCTTGGTGCGCTTGGTCGCGAGCTACCTAGCTTTGTTGATACCAATCTCCCTGTGCCACAGCAAATCACCTACACCGTCGTCAACAACGGAGTCGCGAACGCTCCGCTAGCGGATGGATCCATTATTCCAACCTCCTATTACACGGGTGCCCGTCCAAACTCCTCTTATTCGACGATTACAAATATCTTCAGCGGCGTAAATTCTAACTATCATGCGCTAGCCGTTCAACTCAATCACTCTATGGGCCACCACTTGCAGTTCCAGGCGAGTTACACATGGGCCCATGCGTTGGACTATGGAGAAAATAACACGACCTTCACTAACTCAAACTCCCTTCTCGATCCAGCGAACCTCCGTGGCGAGTACGGTAGATCCAATCAGGACGTCCGCAACCGAGCCATTGTCTCGGGTATCGCAACATCGCCGTGGCATCGAAATGGTTGGATGAGCTACTTCGTAAACGGTCTCGAATTGGCACCCAGCTTCTCTGCACAAAGCGGCAACCCCTTCTCAGCCACAACGAACGGTTCTGCGTCTGAGTACGTCAACGGTGTCAAGTCTCCGGGCACCTCAACTAGCTCCTATAACGGATCCGGCGGAGCAAACCGCATTCCGCTCATACCTCGCAACACCTACAGTCTCCCGAATGAAGTACTCTTGGATCTGCGCGGCTCCAAACGCTTCACCTTCCGCGAAAGTTACACGATCGAGCTCTTTGCGGAGTCGTTCAATATTATCAATCGACAAAATATTACCGCCGAAAATGGAACAACATACGCAATCGGCACAACCGGAACCGTCAATACTTTGACGGCCAACTCTACGCCATTGGGAGCTGTCACCAACTCCAATAACAACAATATCTATGTTCCGCGCCAGATTCAGTTCGGCGCGCGACTTACCTTCTAG
- a CDS encoding 2OG-Fe(II) oxygenase: MKLLSQKEALVQSALKNVPGLQLIEGFLSPEECNAFIISLEEYRKSYEIPLIYRPERKRSLKYRVINGEDIQKRLPTIQKLYESILPTVQGVTNQNIVPLKNRVVGVNINFTPPGGAYRWHYDRNAVTAVLYLNEVDGGEIEAYPDYRFLLKGARSSRLQGYVDRLLRFGIFLRLGRKCVIAPKSGRLVIMRGDRCLHSVRTVSSSRDRICIVMSFDFADAVFSQELALDSYLYSSQRYIAKSDPNYSSR; encoded by the coding sequence ATGAAGTTACTTAGTCAAAAGGAGGCGCTGGTGCAATCCGCGTTGAAAAATGTTCCTGGATTACAGCTAATAGAGGGCTTTCTTTCACCGGAGGAATGCAATGCGTTCATTATCTCCTTGGAAGAGTATAGAAAATCTTATGAGATCCCACTGATATATCGCCCGGAGCGTAAACGATCTCTCAAGTACAGAGTCATCAACGGCGAAGATATTCAAAAGAGACTGCCGACAATTCAGAAGCTTTACGAAAGTATCCTTCCAACTGTGCAAGGCGTAACGAATCAGAACATCGTACCTTTGAAAAATCGCGTCGTCGGGGTAAATATCAACTTCACCCCTCCTGGGGGAGCATATCGGTGGCACTACGATCGAAACGCGGTAACTGCGGTTCTTTATTTGAATGAAGTAGATGGTGGAGAGATCGAAGCCTACCCCGACTATCGCTTTCTTCTAAAAGGGGCAAGGTCATCTAGACTGCAGGGTTATGTAGACCGCTTGCTCCGATTTGGCATATTTCTTCGACTTGGGCGCAAGTGCGTAATTGCGCCCAAGTCGGGTCGACTCGTAATCATGCGCGGAGATCGGTGCCTACATAGCGTACGAACTGTCTCAAGCAGCCGCGACAGGATTTGCATAGTCATGTCGTTCGATTTTGCCGACGCAGTTTTTTCTCAAGAACTCGCACTCGACTCCTATCTCTATTCGTCGCAAAGGTATATCGCGAAAAGTGACCCCAACTATTCCTCTAGATGA